The following nucleotide sequence is from Psychroflexus torquis ATCC 700755.
TGAAATAAGGTTTGCGAAATTCTCAATTGATTTATCAATTTCATCTTTTACTGAGATTGTGTTAATAGGTTTTTCTTGTTTAACATCTTGTGGGAAATTTCTAACTCTTTGAGAAATGGAATTTAAAAAGGGTATATTGGAATCATCGCTATTCAATATATTAATCAATAAATATGGGTGGAGCATTATAGTTAAGAACTGTAAACTATGATTAAAATACTTTCTTTGATGAACTGAAATTTTACTTTGCAGAACCCCGTTTAAAACTACTTGCTTTATATCAAGGTCTGAATCAATTACATCTAATCTGTTACCATCAATTAAAATTTGTAATCGTTTTTCCTTTTGTTCTAAGTCACCTTCCCTTATTATGTTGTGTAGTTGTTTGTTTTCAATTTTGTGAATAATTTCTAATTGATAAGCATATTCAAACCACTTAGTTAGTTTTTCGTCATTAAGGTTCCTTACATTATTTAACCAAAGTTCTAGTGTTTGAAAAGGATTGTTGCGGACAATACCTATGAGCTCAGAAGCGTAGTCATTCTGAGGAAATTTCTTTAACTGGTCAAAGCATTCAATTGTTAATTCCAAACGTCCACATTCATTCGGTAAAAGAATAGGTTCATTATTCCCTCTGCGACCTTCTTGGTTTATTATATTCCCAATATTAATACCGTCAACAATAATCCTAACAACATCATTCAGTAGCAAAGGGTATTGCGTAAAAACCCAATCAGAAAGGATTTGAGAAGTAAGTAGTCTAGGATAATTTGTATTTTTCAAAAACAGATCGTCTTGTAATTCCTTTAATTTTTGAATCAACATTGGCAATTCTCCCTTGTCAAAACAACCAGAAAAAAATCGTACTACATTATGCCAATAGAAGTTACGTGAAATTGCATCAAATCTTTCGGGTTTAGTACCTGTTTTTTCTGAACCAGCAGGTGAATAAGGTGATGTGTTATATAGATATTTCGCACAAAAATATTCTCTTAAAGGTTGAACTTCAAACTCATATGTTCCTTGAACTCTTGAAACTAATGCACAAACCCTTTCTTCCATTACATGAAATAACTTGTCAGCAATATCAGTTTTATGTCCTTCTTTAGTTAGATAAATTTTTAATAGTGATTGTAAATCATCAATGTGTATGCTTCCACTGTTATTATGAAGTTCTGCTTCTGAATGCAATACCCATGCTAAATATTGATGTATATCAATAATTAAATCCCTATGATCTCTAATAGTAATGTTCTTTTCAGATTCACGATTAAAAAAAAGTTCTATGTAGCTATCATATAAAGCGGTTCTTTTATTTGGTAAAGATTCACCTCTTGTTCTTAAAAGACTAATAAAGATTGCGAGTTGCATTGGGCTTTTTGCCAAATCTTTTAAATGAGGGAGCTGGAGTTTCTCTTCTACTAATCTCTTTATTTCGTTACCTTCTTTATTATCTAATCTACTGGCTTTGACCCATCTTTCTACATATTCCTTTGTAATAGCTGGTGTAATGTCGGTTAATTCAAAATGCGGATAAATATCAGTAGAAAAGCCAATAGTATCTGAAAAAGCTGCAGGGCGGCTAGTAATAATAATTTGTAAAGATTTAGAGTTTTCAGATATTCTATTAATTCCCTTATTTATAAAATCGATAACTTCTTCTCTGATTTTATTATCGGCAATTTCATCAAATCCATCAAAAACAAATAATATGGAGCTTAGTTTGGTAATAGCAACTAAATCACTTGAATTGAAATCATCGATTTAAGAATGATATACAATGTGACCAACTAAAAAAGATTCAAGTGAGTTTTTCCAAATACTATTATAATATTCTTCATTAA
It contains:
- a CDS encoding NACHT domain-containing protein; the encoded protein is MAKSPMQLAIFISLLRTRGESLPNKRTALYDSYIELFFNRESEKNITIRDHRDLIIDIHQYLAWVLHSEAELHNNSGSIHIDDLQSLLKIYLTKEGHKTDIADKLFHVMEERVCALVSRVQGTYEFEVQPLREYFCAKYLYNTSPYSPAGSEKTGTKPERFDAISRNFYWHNVVRFFSGCFDKGELPMLIQKLKELQDDLFLKNTNYPRLLTSQILSDWVFTQYPLLLNDVVRIIVDGINIGNIINQEGRRGNNEPILLPNECGRLELTIECFDQLKKFPQNDYASELIGIVRNNPFQTLELWLNNVRNLNDEKLTKWFEYAYQLEIIHKIENKQLHNIIREGDLEQKEKRLQILIDGNRLDVIDSDLDIKQVVLNGVLQSKISVHQRKYFNHSLQFLTIMLHPYLLINILNSDDSNIPFLNSISQRVRNFPQDVKQEKPINTISVKDEIDKSIENFANLISKSLNDEITKWKNNIEPWELLVESFRGIFQDTCAIKIIAVISAGIKSKNETYDEFSVLTDSSKSLCKRVRCARMKSGNIKYWELQLQNSTDIAFTLLVLLTWATPKTIIQQIANISTQINKLSKDEFLTLNDSLKKTARQSNLSNSQSNEIAKYLVKNAIENEVIYLISHRFSEESRLNFIYKNLSSATQKMKAIGDIRLSYLIEKYLKNNLDLTLLNEVKEIYATLTNYEERSYRFYNHRLNEVKELPIEIANTIMTESKKYPRVIASCAERSCRIFANKNIKAVGQIAKDENWFL